The Vitis vinifera cultivar Pinot Noir 40024 chromosome 3, ASM3070453v1 region tataataataataataatgtattttGACTTCAAATgatatagattttattttatatgaattgtaagtttaaaaaaaaaaaaaaattattttagctTTGCAATATTGGAGAGTCTGAAGATCGCTTTAACTTTTTGTCGGGGTATAGAAGGAGAGAAAGTATTTCTTCCCCAGCTTCTAGCACCGGACCAGGCTTTGTATCCGAAACAATTCAGGTGGGGTAAGAACCGTACGATGCCTCGATGAATGGCTACTTTGGCCACAAGAtcaatgaaattatatatagaAGGTTGAAAAAAGATAACACACTAGCTGGAGCATATGGGGTTATGGGGATTAATTAATTTGGACACCTTTTTCTCCATTTCCCCCTAGCTCCTGCTCATACCCCTCTACGCCCTTATCCcacagacacacacacacaacatTAGGATTCAGAAATGGAACTCTTTCAAACCAAAGGCAAGCATCAAGACCTAGACATCAAGGACCCAACGACCCCAGCAATCAAAGTTGTCGGATCACCTAGAACTGCGGAGACAACAAACTGCATAGCCAAGCCAGCCATCTCACAGCATTTCTTCGCTTTGCCTTTACTCTTATGATGATGTGCCTGGAGTGTGCTTTTGATGCTTGGAATTCTCGTCTCCAACTTCCTACCATTTCCCCGCCCATAATATATCTCATGCCAGCTCTCCACCAGCATTTCCTTCACACACGCCACGTGCAGATTATACTTCTTGCACTTTGATCTATAGCTCCAGCTCCTTCCCTTCCTCCCGCACCGATCACACGAGGCGCTCACCTTCCTATACAGATACAGCTTCATCTCCCCATCGTCAAGCACCATGGGGAGCCTCGCACAGCAGGGGTGGAGGTCGAACCCGCAGGAGTTGCAGTGGTATAAGAAGCCGTTGATGTCCTTCTCGCAGGCGTTGCAGAAGCGGGCAGCATCGCCAGGCGGCCTGGGGAGGAACTGGAAGGAACACTTGGTATAGAAAGGGTGGGTGATGGAGGGTGAAGGAAGGGCACAATGTGTGTGAAGATCATAGTCACATATGCTGCACTTGTAGCGCGATCCTATCCCAGCTTCCTTGCAGCCATCACACTTGAATGGAAGCTCAATATACTCAAACTTGAGCTTGTGTTGGGGGTGGCTGAAGTGAGGTATCTCATTGTATTTCATTGTTTTTGGTAGTCTCCACCAAACAACACAAGGGAATTATATAGCCAACCAGGAACACTACTGTTTGGCAAAGTGATCAGAATCCCAGAAAACCAGGTTAGGATTTCTGATTAGGATTATCTCTTGGCTTCTTGATGAAGCGAGTGGGGATTTATGCTTAGGAATGGTGCTAAATGAGTGTATATAAGAATCCAGGCTGCGTCAAGAAGGCTAGAGAGGGAGACATAAGGCATAAGGTCCATGTCCCACAAAAGAATAcgaattttcactttttttttctttggatttcCCACCCTTCTAATGGATGTACACCAAACGAATTATGAACACATCATTCAGGACCTCTATCTGTATCATCCCAGCATCCATATACTTATACTAGTCGCCCCACCTGATCTTGAATTCTTGATCCAAACACTATCTCTATACAGGGGAATGTATCAAAATAGTTAAACTAAAATATCCGGAGTACAATTTGTAAAGTCATATGTATATTTCTAGGCTCATGCATCACTTAAGATCTGGGGGTTTCATTAGAGGATACAAGAACTTAGCATCTAAAAAGTGGATCATATGAGATTTAGTAGATTAATTTAGATAATATTCGGGTTTCCAATATTATAATTGTTGTGACAGTCCAAGTATACAACTGACATCATGGGGTGCTCTTTGATGGAGAATAACTTGCCCATATTTCTCACTATCTTATATCAGAGGCTGACTTGGAGGACAAATTCTTCTTATCCCTAGTACTAATTTTGTGACATCAATAGAAATCCCTTTGATTATGTTATATGATCAGATCAACAggataataatattcatttgtaGCTTAATTAAGCAAGGCAAATTATCGCTTACTTGGCTTGTTCCCTAATTTTCGAATGATGAAGCTTAATTCCCACAAATGGAGACAACATGTGATGCATTTTTGGAGGAATAAATTCTGAAGTATCAGCATAAATACTGCTTAAAGATCAGTTAGGAATGAGACCGGGTTAACTGTTAAACCAGATCAAAAGACTGATCATGCTTCTCTTTCCATGTTCTAGGTGTTAAAACACAGTAAAAGCATTGATTGCTATCGCCATCACCTTCGTCATATGTTGATGAAATATTCTTTTCTCAATACCCTCATCCACCATTGCTGCCACTAAGGATTTCACAGTGACATACAGCTTCTTTATGACTACACGTTCAACAGTAGTATTTATATGAAGCTTGGTAATGGCTCAATGGTTGAAAGCCAACATGGAGAATCTATCCTTTTCTGGTCAACAACACTGAAAGTATAGAAGAAACAACAATCAAAGAAATATATCCCAATAGGACTAGTACTGCTACTGTTGTGGTTCTAgattgttttctttaattttctccctttttcttttgtttctttaggTACAAAAGAATATGTTGATAGGTGCAAGTGATCATATGTGGCCTAATTATCCACATCCACTCATTTGTAATTGTACTTGCAAGGATGAAAAACGGGGGAAATGAATATGATTCTTTTCTCTTGTCCTTCCCCCAAATTGTTCCCTTTTTCTGGCTCATCTGCTAGTTCTGcaaattctttgattttatCCATGTATCCTTGAGACTGTGGAGTGagattgataattttgttaTCATTGTTGTACTCAAATAAACCTATGTTGTTGCAAAAATAGTAACCTTAGCTGGGgttgatttgatttttctttcatcctATAATCGAAAAACAAGATCACGAGTAAAACAACCTTATTACTTTGTATCTCATTTTATTGTTCATTTGTCTATATATTAATCTCGTTCTTTTGTATTttgatgttatttatttatatttgattatatttatttgtatcgTAGTCTCGTATATGTCAATTATCATCTAATGATATAGATTTATTCCaacatttttaatcattaagaTTATAAGTTCGACAAATACGGACCGATGccctaatatttttctttcttttttatcaaattaataaaaatgtccCAATGAtgtttaaagtaaaataaaacattatgaGGGGGAGGAAGCCCTCACTCCTCAATTTGAATGTTGCTTTCCAAAAGGAATTGCTCAAAATGATATGGAAGACTTGGTCTAAAGTAAATTGTACATTAGCATATTGAACTACTTTgtgaacaaagaaagaaaaagaggaaaaaagaaaaggtgatGTCTTATATTAGGTTGAGTGAAAGAGTAGTGATTTGTGGATTTTGATTCTTTGGACGAATGTTAAGATTTCACTTGTTGAATGGAACTCTTTGAATGAATTGTTaaataattattcttaaataattGTGTCGACTGCAGTTTTCTTTCCTGTtgtttctcggcaaccaaacaaagcccACTTCGACTCACCAaggtctctctctctatatgtatatatgtatatggtTTGCAACAGTCAAATTTTGAATGGCGGTTTCTAAGGTTAAGCAAATTTTATTCACACCCCTAGCCCGTAAAACCCTTTGTCTCTCCTTGTCTTCCTTGCCATCCGATCAAAACCCTACCAAAACCCTAATTTCAACGGCCGTTTCAATTCTCCGACACCAACGTTCAAAGTCCCGGTGGAGCCATCTCCAATCTCTGTTCCCGAAAGGCTTCACCCCCACCGAAGCTTCCCAAATTGTTctccaaataaaaaacaatccaCATCTTGCTCTCTCCTTTTTCCTCTGGTGTCATCACAAGTCCCTCTGCAACCACACCCTCCTCTCCTACTCCACCATCATTCACATTCTTGCTAGAGCTCGCCTCAAGTCCCAAGCTTTAGGCCTAATCCGGACAGCAATTCGGGTTTTTGATGATTCGGATGAATGCTCATCACAGCCTCCGAAAATATTTGAATCGCTTGTCAAGACGTATAATTCGTGTGGGTCAGCTCCATTTGTGTTTGATTTGTTGATTAAAGCATGTTTGAATTCGAAAAGGATTGAACAGTCGATTTCTATTGTTAAAATGCTTAGGTCTCGGGGAATTAGCCCGACAATTAGTACATGTAATGCTCTGATTTGGCAGGTTTCACGGGGTCGGGGTTGTGATGCAGGTTATGAGATTTATAGGGAGGTTTTCGGGTCTTGGGatgatgaaatcaatgaaaaggttagggttagggttagggttagggttagggtttgccCAAATGTGCATACATTCAATGCATTGATGGTTTGTTTTTACCGGGATGGTGGGGTGGAGAAGGTGGAGGAGATTTGGGCTGAAATGGGGGAATGGGATTGTAATCCAAATGCCTATAGCTATAGTGTTCTAATGGCAGCATTTTGTGATGAAGGGAGG contains the following coding sequences:
- the LOC100267626 gene encoding pentatricopeptide repeat-containing protein At2g15980; this translates as MAVSKVKQILFTPLARKTLCLSLSSLPSDQNPTKTLISTAVSILRHQRSKSRWSHLQSLFPKGFTPTEASQIVLQIKNNPHLALSFFLWCHHKSLCNHTLLSYSTIIHILARARLKSQALGLIRTAIRVFDDSDECSSQPPKIFESLVKTYNSCGSAPFVFDLLIKACLNSKRIEQSISIVKMLRSRGISPTISTCNALIWQVSRGRGCDAGYEIYREVFGSWDDEINEKVRVRVRVRVRVCPNVHTFNALMVCFYRDGGVEKVEEIWAEMGEWDCNPNAYSYSVLMAAFCDEGRMGEVEKLWEEMRMKKMEHDIMAYNTIIGGFCRIGEIERGEELFREMELSGIQSTCVTYEHLINGYCEIGDVDSAVLLYKDMCRKGFRAEARTVDGMILLLCNNRRVHEALKLLRVAMGNVEFAPRGKSYETLIKGFCEEGKMEEASKLQSEMVGKGFKPTLEIYSAFIDGYMKQGNKEIAETLRKEMFETQMQQEEN
- the LOC100264105 gene encoding protein VACUOLELESS GAMETOPHYTES, with protein sequence MKYNEIPHFSHPQHKLKFEYIELPFKCDGCKEAGIGSRYKCSICDYDLHTHCALPSPSITHPFYTKCSFQFLPRPPGDAARFCNACEKDINGFLYHCNSCGFDLHPCCARLPMVLDDGEMKLYLYRKVSASCDRCGRKGRSWSYRSKCKKYNLHVACVKEMLVESWHEIYYGRGNGRKLETRIPSIKSTLQAHHHKSKGKAKKCCEMAGLAMQFVVSAVLGDPTTLIAGVVGSLMSRS